One region of Diabrotica undecimpunctata isolate CICGRU chromosome 6, icDiaUnde3, whole genome shotgun sequence genomic DNA includes:
- the LOC140444564 gene encoding uncharacterized protein encodes MLKWRDTGDVLVLTTKHTDGVVDIDLSDQLKAYSHYLRRGTPWYRKLAVELIFEICLVNSYILYKEITKEKMQITEFRENLALALLGLKKGNDHPTEHQYENQHKLEEATRGRCVKCYSKIKKTLGRHIP; translated from the coding sequence ATGTTGAAATGGAGGGATACCGGAGATGTACTGGTTTTGACCACTAAACATACAGATGGAGTTGTTGATATTGATCTTTCAGATCAACTAAAAGCATACTCTCATTATCTCAGAAGAGGAACCCCATGGTATAGAAAGTTAGCAGTAGAACTAATTTTTGAAATATGCTTGGTAAActcttatatattatataaagaaattacaaaagagaaaatgCAGATAACCGAATTTCGAGAAAATCTTGCTTTAGCTCTCCTAGGTTTAAAAAAAGGCAATGACCATCCAACAGAACACCAATACGAAAATCAACATAAGCTAGAAGAAGCTACTAGAGGTCGTTGTGTAAAGTGTTACTCTAAAATCAAGAAAACTTTAGGCAGGCATATACCATAG